The nucleotide sequence GTCGGTTCGGCGCCGCCGGACGCCTCTTGTCCCGATTTGGGCATCAACGTGCGTGGCGGAGCCCCGGACGTGCGCGTACCGTTCCCGAACGGCCGCTCTCACCACGGGGATCGGCGGTCGCAAGTCCGTGGTGAAGCCGAGGGGTACGACCCGGCGCGTGAGGCGGTGCTCCACGGCGACGGTCCGCAGACCGAGATCCAGTACCGGTTGGCCTGGGCGCGCACCCATCTCAAGGGCATGGGCCTGTTGGCCAACAGTCGGCGCGCCGTGTGGTCGCTGACGGGTGCCGCGAACGAGCTCCTGCGCGAGGCGTCAACCTGGGACGACGCGCACAAGGGATGACATATCGC is from Yinghuangia sp. ASG 101 and encodes:
- a CDS encoding winged helix-turn-helix domain-containing protein, which gives rise to MRVPFPNGRSHHGDRRSQVRGEAEGYDPAREAVLHGDGPQTEIQYRLAWARTHLKGMGLLANSRRAVWSLTGAANELLREASTWDDAHKG